Below is a window of Pseudomonas monteilii DNA.
GGCCTCAAGCCGATCGAGCCAGGACTCGTTTTGATCGCCGGTGAACACGCGGCAAACAAGAACGAAATCGGTCGTTACAAAGCGGCCGGAAAAGTCACATGAAATTTGTCAAAATACGTGTCTGCTCTGGTTCGGACCCCTGCCTGGCAGGGGTTCCTGCGGACTTCGAGGGCAGGATTGCCTTCAGAGCTTGTGTTCACGCAATTCTTTTTCCATCTTTTCCAGTTCTTGCGCAAAGACCTGGTCTTGAACGGTAGAGCGCTTGCGCCACGGCTTGCGTTCAGGTTCCGATTGAGCGGCATAAGTGGTGACTTCGCCACCATACACAGCCTTGTAACGGTCGGCCTGACGCTCGAGTTCGGCGCGCAGTTCATCTTTCGTCACAGTAGTATCCATCATTTATCAATGAAGCCTGGCGACTGCATGCAGACGGCATGCGGCTACGTGGCCAAGGCAAATAACGCGTCGTAGCAACTCGGGTTCAAATACGATTCGAGACGGCAGCATACGTCTGCCGACCATGCACAGACATCGGGTGTGCGAAGTTGGATCCAGAATGGGCCTGATCATGGCAGCGCAAGTTGCTGATTATAGCAACTCCCAACAAGGTCACTCCAGAGTGCCTGTTCGATGCGCCATCAAGTTGAACATTCGGCACGTTGGCAAGCAACCAGAACCTCATGACTCTAAGAGGCTTTGCTTGTAAGAAAGTTCTGAAACAGCAAAAGAGAGGGTAAGACGGCCTCGCCACGGAGCAAGGCCGTGCCTGGGGACTTCCACGGTGGGTACCTGACCAGTCTCTCCAATAGAAGCCACATGGGCCCAGTCAAGGTATAAGCAAATGTATCGGCGGTCAATTGCGATTATCGGTCGATTGTCCGATAATCGCACAAACCACGTGCATCGAGATGAGCCATGAACGAACAAGAGCCGGCACTCTCCCAGG
It encodes the following:
- a CDS encoding beta-ketoadipyl CoA thiolase; the encoded protein is MTKDELRAELERQADRYKAVYGGEVTTYAAQSEPERKPWRKRSTVQDQVFAQELEKMEKELREHKL